TGCTTCTTACATTGCGGTACCAGCAGCGATGCGGTTAACAGTTCCCGAAGCAAACCCCAGTTTATATGTATCCACCGCCCTAGCAGTCACTTTCCCCTTTAATATTATCGTGGGTATTCCCTTGTATTTATACGGTATCCATTTATTCTGGGTGTGATTTTATGAATATAGTCAAACGTCTGGAAATTATTGCTAACTACGTGGAACTAGAGAAAATCTTACAGGCTTTAGAAAAGGCAGAAGTTCCCGGTTATACAGTCATTCGTGATGTCGCAGGTAAAAGTAGTCGAGGGGATGGTTCACACAATATGGCAATGACAATGTTAGATAATGTCTATATCATTGCCTTCTTTTCACCAGATAAGGTTACTGCTGTCACGAACAATATTCAACCCATCTTAAATAAATTTGGTGGTAGCTGCTTTATCTCCGATGCCATGGAATTAAATACGACAAAATGTAGTAGTTAACTCTGTCAATTGAGAGAAGTCAAAACCAGGAATCTGAAAAATATTACCAATGACATAGAACAAGTACTATTTCACCTATTTACAATTAATTGAGAATCTTTGACAAAAAAAGAGATAATTATAATTATGTGTTGGCTGTGAGGAAAATTGCTTCAGGCATGATTTCACAGGAGGTCAAAATGGGTCGTCTACTTTACGAAAATTCCTTATCTTACCAAGGCTATCTCATCATTCCCTTTGTCTACGGAAAAGCCAATGGTCATGAAATTTACTCCTATAAACTGTTATCAGCTATGGGGTATGCCAGTAAATTTCACAAGGCAGAGAATCCCGCAGAAATCTATGGTAGTAGTATTGATAACATCGTGAAAATTGCCCAGGAACACATTAATCAGTGGGGAGAGTCCACAGGCAAAGAAGATTATTTTCAGTTGCGTTATATCTATCGTCACAACTTAATTGTTGTCTACCAGGAAGCTGGTAAATATTTTTACGACCACTACCCGCCAGATTCACTGAATAATGTCGCCGCACCCAAGATATTTACATCGGAGTTTGATTGTATCAGTTGGATTAAGCAGGGATTGGATGGGTTACATGTCAGACGTACTTGGGTAATGGGGAATGGGTAGGGAGTAATGAGTAAGGAGTAATGAGTAATCGGAAAATTCCCTTTTCCCCTGCTCCCTGCTCCCTGACTCCTTTCCCGACTACTTCATGTCATACCCAAACAGATTGGGGTTAACTTCTCCCAAATTTAAATCTGCTAAACCATATTCTGCCCAGCGTTTATCCACGATCGCCGCCATTTCTGGGTCAGATTCTAGGGTAGCACCCCATTCATGTTCTGTTTCTGGGGGCATTTTTGTTGTGGCATCTATACCCATTCTCCCACCTAAGCCCAGTTTCTCACTGGCAAAATCCAGGGTATCAAAGGGTGTATTGGGTAAAATGAACACATCTCTGGTGGGATCTACCTTAGAACTAATTGCCCAAACCACTTGACGCGGGTCACGGATATTAATATCTTTATCCACGACAATGACAAATTTCGTGTAGGTAAATTGGGGTAAAGCGCTCCAAAAAGCTAAAGCTGCCCGTCGTGCCTGTCCAGGATAAGCTTTATCTATGGAAATAATCGCCGCTTTATAACTCAGAGCTTCCATAGGTAGGAAGAAATCCACAATCTCAGAAACTTGTTGCCGCAGAATTGGGGTGTAGATACGATTGAGAGCGATCGCCATCATCGCTTCTTCCTTGGGTGGACGACCACTAAACGTAGTTAAATATACCGGGTCTTTGCGATGGGTCATACATTGGAAGCGAACCAGGGGGGAATCTTCCACACCACCGTAATAGCCCATATGGTCGCCAAATGGTCCATCTGGCAGGACTTCTCCTGGGGTAATAGTCCCTTCTAGGACAAATTCTGCATCCGCAGGCACTTCCAAATCTACGGTTTTACACTTAGCTAATTGAACTCCCGAACCTCCGTATAAACCCGCAAACAACCATTCCGACAAATCCACAGGAATTGGTGTGGCAGCTGCCATAATAATTAATGGGTCTACACCCAGGGCGATCGCCACTTCTAATTTTTTGCCCTGCTCCGCAGCTTTGCGTAAATGTCTAGCTCCACCCCGCACCGATAACCAATGTACGGTCATTGTGGTGGAAGATTGCAGTTGTAAGCGATACACACCGACATTCGGCGTACCTGTCTCACAATCCCTAGTAATCACTAATCCTAGGGTGATAATCTTACCCGCATCGCCAGGATAGGGACGTATTAAAGGCAACTTATTTAAATCTAAATTTTCTCCCTGAACCACCACCTGCTGACAAGGAGGGAAAAAATCTCGACCAGGTTTAGCTTTCAGAACATCAAATAAAACCTTACCAAAATCTATCGCCTGGGAAATTTTCTTCGGTGGTTTGGGTTGCTGCAACATTGCCAACTTTTTCCCCAAGTCTTCCAACTCCTGGGGATGCTCCATATTCATTGCCCAGCATATCCGCTCTACTGTACCCATCAAGTTGACAGCAACGGGGAAATCAGCACCCTTGACATTTTCAAATAATAATCCTGGACCACCCTGTTGCAGCATACGGTTAGAAATCTCGGCAATTTCTAAATCTGGGTCAACAAGGGCAGAAATTCGCCGTAATTGTCCCCTTTCTTCCAATAATTTAATAAATCCGCGTAAATCTCTCATAGTTTAGGTAATTGGTTTGATAACAAAACACTCTTCCCCCTTGTTGCTTGTCATACTATTTCACAAAAATTATCCAACATATTTATATGCTGTAACCCTTGTAAAATCAGTATTTTTCAATTACGTAGCTGGCTCTTCGCTCTCAAAATATTACGAATTACAAATTACGTTAGCGAAGCTCTCCCGTTAGCGTAGCTCTCCCGAAGGGAGCAGGGAGCATTACGAATTACGAATTACCATCACCCCCTTCTCTCATCAAAAAAGGGGATATGAAAATATCCCCCAATTCGATAGACAAATCTTGATAACTATTTAGAGAATGGGAGTAAATTGTGGCTTTTCAGGTACTGTTGCGTACTCAGACACAATTTGTCTAAATTCGTCACCGTCAATGGTTTCTTTCTCAATCAACAAATCCACTAGGCGATCGGTGACAGAGCGGTGTTCTCGCATGATTTTCTTGGCGTTTTCGTAGCACTCTTCCACGATCGCGCGCACTTGAGCATCAATACGGGAAGCAATAGAGTCGGAATAATCGGAACGAGTTGTCCAATCACGACCAAGGAATACTTCACCACTCTGACTTTCCAAGGAAACGGGACCTAAATCAGACATCCCGAAACGAGTCACCATTTGGCGTGCCATTCCAGAAACCTGTTGCAAGTCTCCACCAGCACCAGTAGTTACTTCCGCACGACCGAAAACTATATCTTCTGCCGCACGACCACCCAAAGCGCCTGTAATCCTTGCCTTGAGTTGGGAACGGGTGATTAATCCTTGCTCCTCATTGGGGGTGAACCAGGTCAAACCTTGAGCTTGTCCACGGGGAATCAGGGTAACTTTTTGTACTGGGTCGTGGTCTTTTAACAGAGTTCCTACGAGGGCGTGACCAACTTCATGGTAGGCAATTAAACGCTTACTCTTGCTATCAACCAGGGGTGTACCTTCCATCCCAGCAACTACTCTATCAACCGCATCATCGATTTCTGAGAGAGTAATTCCTTCCTTGCGACGACGAGCAGTTAGAATTGCCGCTTCGTTGAGTAAGTTGGCTAAATCTGCACCAGTAAAACCAGGAGTCCGACGGGCGATCGCCTCCAGGGACACACCGGGGTCTAATTTCTTATTCCGTGCATGGACTTTCAGAACTTCCAAACGACCTTTGATATCCGGTGCATCAACTGTTACCTGTCTGTCGAAACGACCAGGACGCAGAAGGGCTGCATCTAGGACATCGGGGCGGTTAGTTGCGGCAATAATGATAATTCCGGTGTTACCTTCAAAACCATCCATCTCCGTCAGTAATTGGTTGAGGGTTTGTTCCCGCTCATCATTACCACCACCAATTCCTGCACCCCGTTGTCTACCAACAGCGTCAATTTCA
The Calothrix sp. 336/3 DNA segment above includes these coding regions:
- a CDS encoding P-II family nitrogen regulator, translated to MNIVKRLEIIANYVELEKILQALEKAEVPGYTVIRDVAGKSSRGDGSHNMAMTMLDNVYIIAFFSPDKVTAVTNNIQPILNKFGGSCFISDAMELNTTKCSS
- a CDS encoding UbiD family decarboxylase, coding for MRDLRGFIKLLEERGQLRRISALVDPDLEIAEISNRMLQQGGPGLLFENVKGADFPVAVNLMGTVERICWAMNMEHPQELEDLGKKLAMLQQPKPPKKISQAIDFGKVLFDVLKAKPGRDFFPPCQQVVVQGENLDLNKLPLIRPYPGDAGKIITLGLVITRDCETGTPNVGVYRLQLQSSTTMTVHWLSVRGGARHLRKAAEQGKKLEVAIALGVDPLIIMAAATPIPVDLSEWLFAGLYGGSGVQLAKCKTVDLEVPADAEFVLEGTITPGEVLPDGPFGDHMGYYGGVEDSPLVRFQCMTHRKDPVYLTTFSGRPPKEEAMMAIALNRIYTPILRQQVSEIVDFFLPMEALSYKAAIISIDKAYPGQARRAALAFWSALPQFTYTKFVIVVDKDINIRDPRQVVWAISSKVDPTRDVFILPNTPFDTLDFASEKLGLGGRMGIDATTKMPPETEHEWGATLESDPEMAAIVDKRWAEYGLADLNLGEVNPNLFGYDMK
- the ftsH2 gene encoding ATP-dependent zinc metalloprotease FtsH2, with the protein product MKFSWRVAVLWTLPALVIGFFFWQGAFANAPAEMTRNAANSRMTYGRFLEYLDANRIRSVDLYEGGKTAIIEAVDPELDNRIQRVRVDLPINAPELITKLKEKNISFDAHPMRNDGAIWGLLGNLVFPVLLITGLFFLFRRSSNLPGGPGQAMNFGKSKARFQMEAKTGVKFDDVAGIEEAKEELQEVVTFLKQPEKFTAVGARIPKGVLLVGPPGTGKTLLAKAIAGEAGVPFFSISGSEFVEMFVGVGASRVRDLFKKAKDNAPCIIFIDEIDAVGRQRGAGIGGGNDEREQTLNQLLTEMDGFEGNTGIIIIAATNRPDVLDAALLRPGRFDRQVTVDAPDIKGRLEVLKVHARNKKLDPGVSLEAIARRTPGFTGADLANLLNEAAILTARRRKEGITLSEIDDAVDRVVAGMEGTPLVDSKSKRLIAYHEVGHALVGTLLKDHDPVQKVTLIPRGQAQGLTWFTPNEEQGLITRSQLKARITGALGGRAAEDIVFGRAEVTTGAGGDLQQVSGMARQMVTRFGMSDLGPVSLESQSGEVFLGRDWTTRSDYSDSIASRIDAQVRAIVEECYENAKKIMREHRSVTDRLVDLLIEKETIDGDEFRQIVSEYATVPEKPQFTPIL